The following coding sequences lie in one Eschrichtius robustus isolate mEscRob2 chromosome 17, mEscRob2.pri, whole genome shotgun sequence genomic window:
- the LRATD2 gene encoding protein LRATD2 produces MGNQVEKLTHLSYKEVPTADPTGVDRDDGPRIGVSYIFSNDDEDVEPQPPPQGPDGGGGGLPDGGDGLTLPSPQPYDPRLHEVECSVFYRDECIYQKSFAPGSAALSTYTPENLLNKCRPGDLVEFVSQAQYPHWAVYVGNFQVVHLHRLEVSNSFLTDASQGRRGRVVNDLYRYKPLSPSAVVRNALAHVGAKERELSWRNSESFAAWCRYGKREFKIGGELRIGKQPYRLQIQLSAQRSHTLEFQSLEDLIMEKRRNDQIGRAAVLQELATHLHPAEPDVGDSDAARTTPPPGRPPAPAREEGDREAVVH; encoded by the coding sequence ATGGGCAACCAGGTGGAGAAACTGACCCACCTAAGTTATAAGGAAGTTCCCACTGCCGACCCAACGGGCGTGGACCGGGACGACGGGCCCCGCATCGGGGTCTCCTACATCTTCTCCAATGACGACGAGGACGTGGAGCCGCAGCCGCCGCCCCAGGGGCCGGATGGCGGTGGCGGCGGTTTGCCCGACGGCGGGGATGGGCTGACGCTGCCCTCGCCGCAGCCCTATGACCCGCGGCTGCACGAGGTGGAGTGCTCTGTGTTCTACCGCGACGAGTGCATCTACCAGAAAAGCTTCGCGCCGGGCTCCGCGGCCCTGAGCACTTACACGCCCGAGAACCTGCTCAACAAGTGCAGGCCTGGCGACCTGGTGGAGTTCGTGTCGCAGGCGCAGTACCCGCACTGGGCTGTATACGTGGGCAACTTCCAGGTGGTGCATTTGCACCGGCTGGAGGTGAGCAACAGCTTCCTGACGGACGCGAGCCAGGGCCGGCGCGGCCGCGTGGTAAACGATCTATACCGCTACAAGCCGCTGAGCCCCAGCGCCGTGGTGCGCAACGCGCTGGCGCACGTGGGCGCCAAGGAGCGCGAGCTGAGCTGGCGCAACTCGGAGAGCTTCGCCGCCTGGTGCCGCTACGGCAAGCGCGAATTCAAGATCGGCGGCGAGCTGCGCATCGGTAAGCAGCCCTACCGGCTGCAGATCCAGCTCTCTGCGCAGCGTAGCCACACGCTCGAGTTCCAGAGCCTGGAGGACCTGATCATGGAGAAGCGGCGCAACGACCAGATCGGGCGCGCCGCGGTGCTGCAGGAGCTCGCCACGCACCTGCACCCCGCCGAGCCGGACGTAGGCGACAGCGACGCCGCGCGGACTACGCCGCCTCCCGGGCGCCCCCCCGCGCCCGCCCGGGAGGAGGGGGACCGAGAGGCGGTGGTTCACTGA